From a single Ooceraea biroi isolate clonal line C1 chromosome 12, Obir_v5.4, whole genome shotgun sequence genomic region:
- the LOC105284262 gene encoding tetratricopeptide repeat protein 39B, giving the protein MSDIEDDEFQDAQETTQVTSMDLDTAIMEAKKAMHCFFNNEFEQAKRILEPWADSSMYHSLGTSVFAFLEAILTFEQRHIEKASESLKRSMSVCNKHRKHITITQNIGKIVKRINYDTYTDEEVHAELCYAESLLLKSMLTFMEDETLVSFVKAGLKIRTCFMSYKECMMILKSRKWGNDARRVHFESGVRMGIGTFNLMISLLPARIVKLLEFIGFSGDKEYGLAELEAGVSERRGLRQVLCVMTLLSYNTIVTFVLSHSDGDLDWCERMLQDEMGIYANGVWFLFFKARLELTRGNLEECVEWYIKSWKSQNVWPQFHHICFWELMWAHCMMQEWSKALAYATMLEEESNWSRTIYLYQKAAIMLMQSSDSWVVDGLMTKVPTYKQRIAGKSVPMEKFVIKKTERYFAQKHHLVLPVFELMYVWNMFRIIGKRQDLILNIFKTVEEEERKLHKMPKNIFHADNEALLLLLKGACLRQMKHPLQAQECLRSVLKLEKSVKEDTYLFPYATVELALLAQDQGDIQLAIGFLEDAKKHYTGYLLESRLHFRIHSDLMLLSGKKNNNHVMKKNGNEQLKQLEVNITANNSIIIAGPSADNSTTRLNHRPTDALVL; this is encoded by the exons ATGTCGGACATCGAAGACGATGAG TTTCAAGATGCTCAGGAAACAACGCA AGTCACGTCCATGGACTTGGACACGGCGATTATGGAAGCCAAGAAGGCGATGCACTGTTTCTTCAATAATGAATTCGAGCAGGCGAAGAGGATCCTAGAGCCTTGGGCGGACAGCAGCATGTACCACTCGCTGGGGACCAGCGTGTTCGCATTTCTCGAAGCGATTCTTACGTTCGAACAA AGGCACATCGAGAAGGCGTCGGAGTCGCTGAAGCGGAGTATGAGCGTATGCAACAAACACCGAAAACATATCACTATCACGCAGAACATCGGGAAGATAGTGAAGAGGATTAATTACGACACGTATACAGATG AGGAGGTGCATGCGGAACTGTGTTATGCCGAGTCGCTCCTTTTAAAATCGATGCTCACGTTTATGGAGGACGAGACTCTGGTCAGCTTTGTCAAGGCGGGACTGAAAATTCGTACCTGCTTTATGTCGTACAA AGAATGCATGATGATTCTGAAGAGTCGCAAGTGGGGCAATGACGCGCGCAGAGTGCACTTCGAGAGCGGCGTTCGAATGGGTATCGGCACGTTCAATTTG ATGATCTCACTGTTACCGGCCAGGATCGTTAAACTGTTAGAGTTCATCGGATTCTCCGGCGATAAG GAATACGGCCTCGCGGAGCTCGAGGCTGGCGTCAGCGAGAGGCGAGGCCTGCGGCAGGTCCTGTGCGTGATGACTCTGCTCTCGTACAATACGATCGTCACTTTCGTGCTGAGCCACTCGGACGGCGATCTCGATTGGTGCGAGCGGATGTTGCAGGACGAGATGGGCATCTACGCGAACGGCGTGTGGTTTTTGTTTTTCAAGGCCCGGCTGGAGCTGACGAGGGGCAATCTCGAAGAGTGCGTAGAATGGTACATAAAGTCGTGGAAGAGCCAGAACGTGTGGCCGCAGTTCCATCATATCTGCTTCTGGGAGCTGATGTGGGCGCACTGCATGATGCAGGAGTGGAGCAAGGCACTCGCGTACGCGACGATGTTGGAGGAGGAGTCCAACTGGTCGCGCACCATCTATCTGTACCAGAAGGCCGCGATCATGCTCATGCAATCGTCGGATTCGTGGGTGGTGGACGGCCTGATGACGAAGGTGCCGACCTACAAGCAGCGCATCGCCGGCAAGTCGGTGCCGATGGAGAAATTCGTGATTAAGAAAACGGAGCGTTACTTCGCGCAGAAGCATCATCTAGTCCTGCCCGTCTTCGAGCTTATGTACGTGTGGAACATGTTTAGGATAATAGGCAAGCGGCAGGACTTGATACTGAATATATTCAAGACggtggaagaagaagagaggaagcTTCATAAAATGCC GAAAAACATCTTCCACGCAGATAACGAAGCGCTGCTATTGCTGTTGAAGGGTGCTTGTCTGCGACAGATGAAGCATCCTTTGCAAGCGCAGGAGTGTTTACGAAGCGTTTTGAAGCTGGAGAAGTCCGTCAAGGAAGACACGTACTTATTTCCCTATGCTACTGTAGAATTAGCGTTATTAGCGCAAGATCAAGGCGACATTCAGTTGGCTATAGGCTTCTTGGAGGACGCCAA GAAACATTATACGGGCTACTTATTGGAGTCTAGATTGCACTTCAGAATACACTCGGACCTGATGCTACTGTCCGGTAAGAAAAACAACAATCACGTAATGAAGAAAAACGGGAACGAACAGCTGAAACAACTGGAGGTGAACATTACTGCCAATAACAGCATCATCATCGCGGGTCCAAGTGCCGACAACTCGACAACAAGATTAAATCATAGACCCACTGACGCACTTGTATTGTAA